A stretch of DNA from Diadema setosum chromosome 10, eeDiaSeto1, whole genome shotgun sequence:
TGATAAAAACGACATCATAATCATTCACTGAGTGAAGCTGTGGCATCTTCTAGGCTGGcttcattttcaaattcaaacctTCTCTCTCACAAGCCTACAAACTTGTACGTTTTTGCATATGAAAtggtacatatatacatacactgtatatacatgtatacaaattgtacatacatagaTGCATCATGCACAAAGTACAGAATGCACACATTCTTCTCTTACCTCATACATGATAGTCTGCAATCCTCTGTTCCCAAATTTGAAACTCTGAGATCTATGGGGCTGTGATTTCTGTGAATGATTTTGGTTTCCTGCCCAGTGACTGCCAGACGCGATACTATACAGCCACAAACTCTGAGGACTCCACTGTGCCATGACGTCTTTCCCACAGAATTGATTTGCATATAACATCATTCTTACATCAGCGTCTTTGAGAGTTTGCGGTGTGCACTTTTCTCTTTTGTAGATGCTTGGAAGAAATAAACGCTACATCAACAACAAGTACGTCAATAGAACGTtggatttcatttctttcacaaAGAGAAGAACCATTAAAAACTTCCCATGTACCTTGCTTTAAATCTCGATCAGTGTCAACTATTACATGAGGTATCAGCGCAATAGTCTCCCCTCCTCCAAATCATATAGCCACTCCATTAATTTTCCCAAATATTGTGACTAAAATAGGACAAATGAAAGTATCTGTTACAAGAATTACTATCAAAATGCCTCCAACACTTGAGTTCAGTTAAGCTTCACTACAATCAAATGCACATACATGTCTGGTCGATCTCTACCTGTCTTTACCTGCCACAAAGATAACATATCTGGTAGTCTGTTTGGAATTTTACCCTGTCACCTaaaccctgacctttgacccctgacagGCTGACAGCTGAGATGACCATCAACATTAAAAGAGAATCAAGTTCCACACTGCTGAACTTCTAGACTTCCATctcagggggaaaaaagacaacTCAAGACTAATAAATAAATCAGAGTCATATTTGACTTCTTGGGGTATCCCCATGCAAGCCACTGCAAATTGAGATAATCTTATTTTACAACATCTGAAGAtatagaaataagaaaaaatatagcaGTTTGGAACTGCACCAGTGGAAGGTTACTATCATAATGCTGCTTGCTGCAAATGGAAAATCAGAAATTAAAATATCATAACAGgggaaaaaattaaacatccatTGTAAAATCATGGTCAAACAGGTCATCTTGTTATATAATGCCATTTTATGAGgcaaaatattgactctgaaaATATGTGGAACCACAACTGCAAAATGCCAGCGGCGTAGGATCAGTACGAGTGGTTGCTATGTCGGAGGTACACTCTAAAGAGCAAAGATAGAACTGCTGTTCGTAAGATTCTCGTTGATGCATCTAATTCTGCCAATTGGGTGTGACCAAAGGAAAGATCACTTTTGCCACTTCAAAGCTGCACAATACGGATGGATGCTTTTTCAGAACTCCCTGTTGCCACAGTTACGGGATGCTGGACGCAGTCGTGTCTTGCAGGACCTCCTCGGAGATGCCCAACCGCTTGCTGACGACCTCGAGCATGATTTCGACCAGGGCGTCGATGTCGTAGTTGTGCTTCCAGCCCCAGTCCTTCCGCGCCATCCTGTCGTCCAGTCTCTTTGGCCAGCTGTTGGCTGCAATAACAAGCAAAGGAAGTAGGAGATGACTTAGCTGAGACACAGTTGGCACTGGAGTATATTAATTCAACAAAACATTTGCACACTGCATTTACATGTTTAATGACCTCAAGTCAATTTATATTTAGACTTATGACATTTCAGAATGATCATATAGACacaatattttaaaatttggtaaAGTTTGGCATAGGAAACTGATAGATAGGATCTCATACCCTCTGCATTAGTATTTAATGTAAGATAATTGTGTAATAGGCTCACTGAACTCTAAAATATCTGACACATTTTTACATTATGCCAGGAAGCACCTCAGCAGAGCAGCTTTGTAATTGcgtctccaattcacaaaagaagaaaaaagaattctTCCAGCCTTAACATAAATTATATTATCATAGGTCATATCAGACATAGAGAGTACTGTCAGCTGATAAACTGAATGAAAGGATAGAGCAGAGAAGGTTCAGTGGTGTAGCCTGTAGGGTTAGTCAGCAAGGTGCTACACAAGATGACAAATACAGAGAGATATTACAAACTGGCTCGTTCGTTGCTGCATTTCTTTGTGAATTGTGAAATGCACTGCACATTACACTCATTCACACACAGGCAGAGGACGCCTCAGTCCATGCTGTAAGCTAGTCGCAATATTCAGCTATCCTCTGCACTTACTTGCAccttaaatgtgatatcttacTCGTTTCTAGCTCCGTCTAAAGTCTTTTCAATCCTACTCCTACCCCCAGTAAATTTTCTCATTATAAAAAACAGGGTTCCTGCatctttttcaaaaataaatttcatgacttttccATGACATTTCCATGTAAAATTTCAGAAATCCAGGACCTTTTTCTCAGTCAGTAACTTCATGAAAACCTAAGTGGTTAGTGgtaaacaaatggaaatgacTATAGATAAATAGTGTCAATTTTAAGTGTCAGTGTGTATACTACACCAACACTGTCAGTGGCCGACAAtttggtttcattttatttaacgAAATGTTTCCCTTAGAAACAAAACGACATTACAAAaaagaagatagaaaaagaagaataagtgaaaagcaaaaaatatatgaatgtataaatTTCCATGACTTCTCCATGATATATTCATAATTCtgcatttttcatgaattttcacTGTTTTCCATGACCGCAGGAACCCTAAAAAACCCTTAAAAATACAgcacaaaagaaaatactgaaTACTTACCAATATCCTGCCTCTGGTCTGGATTGTACGAAACTGCAAATTCAGGGATGTGCTTCCTGATCGCCGTGGCGATCTCGTGCGGCGTGAAGCTGACGGCGTTGATGTTGTAAGTCCGCAGGGAGAGGAGCTCCGCTGGGGCCTCCAACATCTCCAGGATGGCCCGGAGGCAGTCCTCGATGTAGATCATTGGTAGAACGGTGTCCTCCTCTAGGTAGCACTCGAACCGTCCAGTCTGGAGGGCGTGGTCAAAGATGGACACTGCATAGtctgcatggaaaaaaaaaaatagttgggCAATTTGTTATCAGTTTCTTtgagaacgagagagagagaaaaaaaaaatgcattttatatcCAAGCTGCATTCAATAGAGTTACAATTCACACAGATTTTGCATCATAAAGAGATTTTGAACATAGCAGATACGTTATTGTATATACCAGGTATGTATGATATTTCAaggcttgaaaatttttgtgaGTTGAGTAACACACTTAACTCAATGAGTGCAAACAAcacaacatgaaaatattttgttgagaTGCTAAAATTATATGCACACAAATACAGAACCTTTACCTGACTTATGACTGGTTTAAAATTGTCAGAAACTCAACAGACCGACATCAGATGTCGTCAGCTGGATATGCCCAACAGTCGCACAAAACAAATCTAACAAACATCGAATTGACTAGATACTTAGGTGGACTGCCTTGGCACTTACCCGACACTGACTGGATTTGCAAGTAAAAATAGCATCTGATGGCCAACTAAGCTCCGAGCTTAGTTCCTTCATCTGACGATCTTCCCTCATCGGATCACACCctacatgtctgacactgacccgATAGTCAACCAACACAAAGTCGGATTCATCAAACTGTGGTTTGATCAACTTCGGTGGAGAAGCAAAAACTGTGCTTCCAATGAGTgaccaatgaaaaaaaatttcTATGGAACGGGGGTATAAAAGTTTCAATGCTGTCAGATTGTTGTCTTACCTGTCGTGCCACCACCAGGGGTCGTATCACCAGAGATAACGCCAGGTAACCTGAGCGACCTGAAGTCTACGCCAAATTTGTGATGATAGTACTAAATTTGGAGTAAGACAGAGAACACAAACTACATGAGGAACTGGACAATATTTCAAAGCAAAGCATTATTCATGAATGAATTCCACGTTGTCTtttaatatacatttatatttctCTACACTAGCCACTCAGGTTATTGTTAGGTCATAGGTGTTGCTGCATGCAGCTCACTGGGAAGCCTATCATGGATGCACATTTCGGTGGCAAAAACTGGCGATATTTCAAGCTTTGCTACTTAACTGGAGCAGTTAAATATCATGACCTTCAACACTGTGAGATTAACCCGTTGAgcacgagtcccaagtatacttgggcaggtgtctatgggaaacgtgtgttgtagcaaaatcagtccgtcatTAATGGGTTAAGTCATTGAGAAACAGTGGATGAGCCATCACACTATGATATCTTGATTAAAAATAAGCATAATTCCATGGCATATTGttactggggtgacaagaccttgtatctcaaattttggtgaaaatcactttttaaaaaatttttcGATTAATTGTCAGACACTCACTTAAGTGATGTCCTCTCggaatcctagctgtcttaccaccaaaaatgaagccaccatagCATGTCACAGGGAAGGAAATCTCATTTGTtgtagtgctttggctgccacgCTCCTGAACACATAACATTTTTTAGATATAAGATTTTGTCGCCCCAACAGCAACATACTATTCACCTCTCCCAGAAGCTCGGCATGAACTTTGGCCACACCGTAGATGGTCCTGGGCCTCTGGATGGTCAGGTCGGGGGTCAGCTCGCGGGGCGACTGGGGTCCAAAGGCACCAATGGTGCTGGGGCAGAAGATGCGCAGCTGGTACATCTTGGCTAGCTCCATCACGTTGTGCAAACCTTGCACGTTGACTTTGATGGCCAGGGGTACATCCTGGTATtgacatgaaagaaaaactacatcaacaacaaaaaagcataaAGATGGTGATTTATTAGATTTGAGTGCCAATATACCATTACCTTCTTTCAAGATTTTGATTCTCTTCCCCAACCAGTAACTTTGGTCATAGTCACATTTTACATGAAAATCCGATGAGCCAATGCCTCAGAAGATTTGTATTTGCTTTCTCCTAATAAAGTTTCACTATAAAACCtctatttttgcataaattctATTAAAAAGTATGCCTGCTAAATCAAAATCTTCTacagattttaaggaaaaattaGCAATGACAATTTTCTACAAAAGACCGGGTCACAGCAGCCGAATTATAAActaatagtaatataaaaattcataaatattTGCAGATctttaaatttgatattgaaGACAACTGCAAAATCTATTAAAGatttacaattcatatctcCATACTGTGAAATATTCAGAGTTCACAAAATGGTCAACTGCTTCTTCACTATAAATGCACTAAAAACCATTCCCTTTGCCCACCTGTTCTCCTACAGCACTGAGGATAGCACTGAAGTGTACCATCCAGTCGATGCTCTCGTTTACAATGATCTCCTGCAGATTCCGGAAGTCCAGAACATCGACAAAGGCGTAGGGACCTGAGGAGTATAATGGCAATGAATATAAGCACTCCCATATCATAAAGCTTTAAAAGGATTACACTTTTTGATGTATGTGGTTGTCATTGCTGTTGTTTGAGTTTAAAATAGCTTATAGAATCCATTGGTACATCGTATACATCGCTGATGATTCATTCATTATTGCTCACAAATTTCTCAGTTTTGACTCTAAACCCTATCAACATGTTTTGAAATCCGTTATATCCACTGGTTCACATGTTCTCCAGCTGCCATCATTgatctttttctcttctcttatTAGCCTTCAACTTTAAAGTAGTCAATATATCTATTAATGAACAATTAAAACATTACGGATGTAGTCTCACTACTAGCATGTCTCAGAATATAATGTTTCTAGACAATATAAATTCTTGGCCCTGCTTCAATTCTAAAAGTTTGCATGGACAATGGGTCCATCTTCACTCAGCCTGCCATGAAGCAGGTACAATTGTACTACTGGAATCTGGCCACTGTAAATCTTCTTGAAAGGGGGAGgagcattgtttttttttttttgtttttttttttgttttgtttttgttttgttttttgagagagagagagagagagagagagagagagagagagagagacaagatTCAGTTTGTGTCACTACACACTTGGAAAGAACCAATTACTGCAGGATTACAAGATGTTTCacactatacaatgtacatatgtaccTATATGGTTTTGGACTGAAGTTGGGATATGATTCCTGAAATGTagagtatcattttttttttttgaataatttaGAAAACACTCTTTGATTTGGGCTGTATAttaaaacatttcaaacaagTCACTACACACTTGGAAAGAACCAATTACTGCAGGATTACAAGATGTCTCacactatacaatgtacatgtacctatatGGTTTTGGGCTGAAGTTGGGATATGATTCCTGAAATGTagagtatcattttttttttttttgaataattttagAAAACACTCTTTGATTTGGGCTGTATAttaaaacatttcaaacaagcaaacaagcaaacaaacaaacaaatagacaaaacaaaaccttgCTCTGTAGAAAACAAGTACATTACAAGTAAataaatgtgtgtatataatttgtagaattgttaaaattttaaaTTGATTCTTTTGAAACCCTCTCGGGGTGTGAAAGTACAAACAAACACGAGATATAATAAATAGCAATATAAGATACTTCTGAATACAATTCTTGTAGATTATACATTTTAAACACAAAGATACAAGAATTGTAATATGCACGTACAgtagtgtacactgtatgtgtgtgtgtgtgaggggggggggggtggggtgaggaTCAGAGAGTCACAATCCTGTTTATGGATATGACACCatactttcatttcatatcacaaGTACTGTAATAGCCTGCTACTGGCCGCAGAGTTAGTCTAGTTTCTAGTCTAATTGCCACTTCCCACTTATAACACACAGATTTAAAATGTGCTGTTTAATACACATAATCATTGCCTAACTGTTTAATCTCCTTCTATCTTTCACTAAATATATCATACCCAGAaacagaggattttttttttatttcttggatATACAATGAACACATTTCATTCTTTACACGACAGTaagcctacaatgtacattattgtatgtactcaaaaaaaaaaaactgtttgatAGATCATTAAATGTATTCACTATCTATTCAATGCATGTCTTCATTGATTCAATTCATGTTGATAAATATAATTGAACtaaaagcactcagagagtgcagacctccgccaagccagcaactcatttccacccatacacgcATGCAATTTCCCAATAAAGAAGCCTTTTGTGTATACTGTATCATCATTTTCCAGCTCTGCTGAAACACCACAGTGGATGGGTCTGAAAAATCAGACTAGACATCTCCTttctgggaaatttccattgcaggCTGCCACATCCATTGACCACAAGGAATACTTGGTAACATGTGATGATGTATGCATTGCTTCCTCACGTAAGCCATTTCAATTTTTTCTATGCTACAGTCTACAAACCCTAAAGGCTGTATGTTTGCTCAtgtggtacaatgtatgtgatatCCTGTtgttacaaaaacacacaaacaaaacttcCTATTTGGTACACATGACCATATCATATCAAGCATCATCACGCTATTAAATATTAAaaacaatatcatcattttgCATATTACCCAGAAAAAGTAGCCACATGCTTTTAATATCTCCACTGGCTGTTGGAAGTATGCTCATACAcgaacacatacacacttatCAGTTCTACTCTTATTGATTGACAATTATTGGTGTGACTTGTTAGTTGTTGTGTGTATAAAAATCCAAATCATGTCTGTGGAATGTTAGTTCACAGACTATTTTCCCATTACAGACAAGGACAACTGTGCTGGACAGCTAGGTACCCGTACTCAACCCCAGTCTTTATACTGTGTTTGTGCATGAGCGAGTGTGAATGCACAGTGCAGATGGGTGGTAGCGAATGAAAGATGACAAAGTGATGATTATGAACGCTCCACTGCACAAGCATTAAGTTGTATCACCCTGCTTCACAACATACTGAGTTGTCAAAGATTATATTGTCAGAGTAACAGGGTAacagctcattttttttttaatgcataagAACACAGTACATGATTTGAATTAATATCCCTCCTACCACAGAAATAGCGACAAAACAGATAACAGATATTGTGAACCTGCAATGCACTTGAAATCGCCAAGCTCAAACAGTGATAATCTATATTtcctctcagccaatcagatgcaaggatttcagtagcttgtaacaatttgtcagaaaaatatccgaacaaactgcttcatgaaatgccccccagggcACAAACTGGCCAAGAGGGGCATGTCATGGGGACCTTTGAGTGTGTGGGAACTTCGAACTACAAGCTGCATGCACAGTGCCCACTACATTCAACTTCGGAGCGCTCTGAACTTTGGTGGCCGTTTAGAGAGATTTTAGAGCATTTCAGAAGCACTCTTGAGCCTAGCCTCAAGACAAGgataacatacaatgtaagagTGCTCCAGGGCTGGATCTTCTGTTTAAATATGGAGTTCAGAGGGGTTCAGGAGTGATCCCAGGGTGCTCTTTAAATGGCCTGAAGAATGGGGAATaacacaataacaataacaataacacacAATAACACATGCGAATTTCGTAGtcagaatcacaaacatgaatcatgattcaaaacagCGTTTCAAATCACTGTCTCAGCGGAAGAGCGTTCATGCGGGCATAGAATCGGTGTATGGCGTTGATGTATTTTAAAACAAACAAGTGCAAGTATGGTACCAAAACACACGATTCATAAGACGTACACAAGCGCGCGAACAGAACTAGAAGCTGTGGGATACCCCATgagacacgcatgcgcacagcgcacaatgatgtcatagaatcatgattgaaatcacggttgcgttcatgcggtttctgcgatcgtgattctggcagaatcatgattcaaaacacCCTTTTTTCCGTGTTTCAGATCGgtgttttgaaacgcgtttaaatggaaaaatcgcatgaaTGCAACGCAactaaacgtgtttagaaacgcaattctagtttcgcatgaacgcagccTCAATTTATGCAGGGTTTCTTGAAGCACTCTATCAAAACTTTGTATAGAGAACAGACAATCGAGCCCTACAGCACACTAAAGTTAACCCTTTCAAAGCTGGGTTTAGAAGCTCTCATAAAAAGAGCTCTACACTCTGGTCGCCAAAGTTGGAGCACTCTGGGAGTAGTggcctacatgtactgtaggtaTTCACTATTAAAACATACACTCAAGTGTACACATGTCTGAATTCTCCGTGCTCCCATCGCGATCGGTAACCATGACAGTTACCAATCTCTCAGACACTTTGTGTGTAGTCTCAGTGGTTGTTGTATGAACAAATTCTCTGGAATATAAGTCATACAATGTGTATCACTGCAGGAGGGGTAGAACTCCTGTGCCCAACTTTGGGTGTCCATGGGCAAGAATTCTTCTTTGAACATTGCCCCTAATATTCTGAACCAAGGGTCTCCTTTCTCATCATCAGAATAGAATTTTGATCTAAAAATCTGACATCGGCCTATAGCAGTATCGATGTGATACTTCTATCTTTAAAAATAACATTCTGGGCCATTAGAAACTTCTAGTAATGTTCaagtggtgatttttttttttcaaagacagTCCATTTTAACATTTCCAACTCCATGAAATGACTACATCCTTACTCATATGAGATACATTTAACTATCAAAAGGCGATCGGAGGAAGGAAAATTAAAAagaacatgaaaagaaaacagtagagaaatcttttttaaaaagatgagaaagagaggaaTTTATATGATGaaggagaaaaaggagaaggaagaaaaatttGAAGTtcgaaaatcaaaaaagatagatctaagggaaaaagaaatggaaaatgatggaggaagaagaggattAGGAAAAGAAAGGATGGATATCACTTAAGCagataaaaaagagagatattttgtttttagtgtATACAGACCTGCATCGACGATATGCCTCGGTGGTTTAACGATGTCGGTCAGTATAACATTATCCCGGCCATATTTACTCCTCAAAACTTGGGCTAACCCTTGACCAAGCTGACCTAAGCCACCtgtggaaaacaaacaaaatacacaagaTTAAATCACAGCAAAAGGAACAAATAAACCCTTCTCcatccagctgtgactgagcaggaacttcataacttttgaacggattgtccgattttcctcaaactctcaatgatgtgttctactaaatatTGCCGCATTCTCTCAACCCATATGTctatgaaggtaaacttgtcctttaaaggaatATTCATTTAAAGTAAACATTTATTATAACATAAAAAGTGTAAGAtagcaaaacaaagtaaagcacaAGTTTCATCACCATCCAACATCATGATTTCTACCAGAAATTAAAAGGTGCCATTGCATACAACAGTGGCATTCGCACCAATGCGAATGCGTAGGATCCAATTTCCAAACCTTGAGATTTGCACCATGATTTATAACTGAAGATTTGTGATAGTGTGGACATGAAAATGTAAGACTAGATAGCATGATCTTGCTGGAacggcaattgtcatggtactgacaaaaatccagcttcctgattggctgttgctatgggaagttgtcattccagtgAGAGTTgttatcctaacatcttttatgaaatacgCCTTGGTCATGGATGGATCACTACAATGTACTGAAGTCTTTGTCAGCTATATGCATGGTAGCGCAATGTAGACATTATTTGGACAGATGATGATTTGTTTTTACCTGATTTGAATTCTATACCCCAGCCCCATTTGACAAAAACATTCTGGAATAAACAGGAGAATATTTGTCATCCATTGTGTGTTGAAAATATTCAGAATTCATCCAAAATCTGTTACAGGTGGGCCTCCCTCTCCAAACAAACTTGAGAATAAAATCAATCCTTCATACGTGTAGCTGCATTAAAAATAAACTGTACTGAGTATAGTGGGATGATGATCATGCTCCAAATCTCAGGATTTTTAGAAAGCGTTCACATGTGAGAAATAGTGGGATAACAATCGCCCtccaaatctcaagatttttgcAAGcgtacacacagacagaaatagCCCGCTTCATATTGGCAATCGATAAATCAATACCGGTAAATCTCATGTTCTTGTGCATCACAGTGGTGTGGTTCACATGCtataataaattttgatatataatgtgCTCTTTGAATGATGGGATGTAAAATCTCTAGATTATTTGCTCCTGCGTTCACACAGTCACTGCGGGGAAAATTAGCGCACCAATGTAGAAATAAGCGCAAATTTTcatgggattagcatcgcgatgctgaTCGCACTAATTTGTTGAATTTCTGTGTCCACACATGCAAAAATTTTGAGATTCACATTGCGATGCAAATCTTGAGATTCGTATCCTGCTAATTCGTGTACGTGTGAATCCCACCCGTATAGGCGCATTTTCTGTGAGAATGTTTTGAATGAGAATGCCTCCGATCTTTCTActgatttctctctttcttttcacaaACCATTCGTTAATCTGTTGGAATGCCAATTGTGAATGGTGAATGAACTTCTTTTCTGCTTGCAAAGTGCAATAACACTGCAGTAAGCAATAAATCTCACGCTTCCATGACCTGTATGAAAATGACAGCTCACTCAAAAATGTTGTTCTTAATGGATGATACGTCATGCAGAATGTTTAAGTCAATCCAGTCTCACCcgtattatacatacatgtattctataTCAATCAAATGTGCACACAGCGTACAGAGCCTGTACAATCAGTGAATAGTCCATTCTTGCACAGGGAGCAATGAAGCTAAAAAGCATACTTAGCAGTGTTTATCATTTGAATTTGCCACATGCATGGATCTTTATAAAAGTTGACTGATATTTTCATAACTATCAAGTTGTGAAACTACTGCCAACCAAAACATAATTCATGCAATATACAATGTCCTCAGCTCCAATATTGGATATCACCAAATTTTCTTAAAAC
This window harbors:
- the LOC140234239 gene encoding L-threonine 3-dehydrogenase, mitochondrial-like, with product MTSTMWRPTLCTFAKKILQTSSVRVPQLHLLSVSSSRSQSYSPIGSLDHPRILITGGLGQLGQGLAQVLRSKYGRDNVILTDIVKPPRHIVDAGPYAFVDVLDFRNLQEIIVNESIDWMVHFSAILSAVGEQDVPLAIKVNVQGLHNVMELAKMYQLRIFCPSTIGAFGPQSPRELTPDLTIQRPRTIYGVAKVHAELLGEYYHHKFGVDFRSLRLPGVISGDTTPGGGTTDYAVSIFDHALQTGRFECYLEEDTVLPMIYIEDCLRAILEMLEAPAELLSLRTYNINAVSFTPHEIATAIRKHIPEFAVSYNPDQRQDIANSWPKRLDDRMARKDWGWKHNYDIDALVEIMLEVVSKRLGISEEVLQDTTASSIP